The Staphylococcus sp. 17KM0847 DNA segment TAACATCTACTGCAACTAAATGATTATCCGTTCCACCTGATACAATACGAAAACCATTCTCTTGTAATGTCTCTGCAAGTGTTTGAGCATTTTTAACCACTTGTGCTTGATACTGCTTGAAGTCTGGTTGTAGTGCTTCACCAAATGCAACTGCTTTGGCTGCAATAACATGCTCCAGTGGTCCTCCTTGAATACCAGGGAAGATTGTTTTATCAATTTCCTTTTGATATTCTGCTTTACAAAGAATCATACCCCCGCGTGGTCCACGTAGTGTTTTATGTGTCGTTGTTGTCACAAAGTCAGCATATTCAACTGGATTTTGGTGTAATCCTGCTGCTACTAAACCTGCAATATGTGCCATATCAACCATGAGTTTTGCACCCACTTCATCCGCAATCTCTTTGAAGATTTTAAAATCAATTGTACGAGAATATGCCGATGCCCCTGCTACAATCAGTTTCGGTTGATGTTTTTTAGCGAGCTTACGAACTTCTTCATAGTCAATACGCTCTTCATCTTTTGTCACACCATACTCAACAAAGTTATAGAACTTCCCACTAAAGTTAACGGGTGAACCATGTGTTAAATGACCTCCATGACTCAAGTTCATACCTAAAACTGTATCTCCATGTTCTAATGCCACTAAATATACCGCCATATTCGCTTGTGAACCTGAATGAGGCTGTACATTAACGTGTTCTGCGTTAAACAATTTTTTAGCACGTTCAATTGCTAATGTCTCTGTTTCATCAACAAAGCTACACCCACCATAATAACGACGCCCCGGATAACCTTCAGCGTATTTATTAGTCATTACAGACCCTTGTGCTTCCAT contains these protein-coding regions:
- the glyA gene encoding serine hydroxymethyltransferase, producing the protein MSFIAKQDQSVFDAIQKEFNRQNNNIELIASENFVSEAVMEAQGSVMTNKYAEGYPGRRYYGGCSFVDETETLAIERAKKLFNAEHVNVQPHSGSQANMAVYLVALEHGDTVLGMNLSHGGHLTHGSPVNFSGKFYNFVEYGVTKDEERIDYEEVRKLAKKHQPKLIVAGASAYSRTIDFKIFKEIADEVGAKLMVDMAHIAGLVAAGLHQNPVEYADFVTTTTHKTLRGPRGGMILCKAEYQKEIDKTIFPGIQGGPLEHVIAAKAVAFGEALQPDFKQYQAQVVKNAQTLAETLQENGFRIVSGGTDNHLVAVDVKGSVGITGKVAEHVLDEVGITCNKNTIPFDQEKPFVTSGIRLGTPAATTRGFDEKAFAEVAHIISDVLKNHEDKNVLDKAKQRVKALTEQFPLYNK